A stretch of the Gossypium hirsutum isolate 1008001.06 chromosome D07, Gossypium_hirsutum_v2.1, whole genome shotgun sequence genome encodes the following:
- the LOC107953855 gene encoding nuclear poly(A) polymerase 4 isoform X5, with protein sequence METQSPNGSLQKQSLPPKNYGITKPISLAGPSEADIQRNTELEKFLIESGLYESKEEAAKREEVLGHISEIVKSWVKQLTRQRGYTDQMVEEANAVIFTFGSYRLGVHGPGADIDTLCVGPSYVNREEDFFIILHDILAEMEEVTELQPVPDAHVPVMRFKFQGISIDLLYASISLLVVPDDLDISRESVLHNVDEQTVRSLNGCRVADQILKLVPNVKHFRMTLRCLKLWAKRRGVYSNVTGFLGGVNWALLVARVCQLYPNAVPSMLVSRFFRVYTQWRWPNPVMLCSIEEDELGFPVWDPRKNHRDRFHHMPIITPAYPCMNSSYNVSLSTLRVMMEQFQFGNRICEEIELNKAQWSALFEPHLFFEAYKNYLQVDIVSADADDLLAWKGWVESRLRQLTLKIERDTNGMLQCHPYPNEYVDTSKQFPHCAFFMGLQRKEGVSGLEGQQFDIRGTVDEFRQEISMYMYWKPGMDIYVSHVRRRQLPAFVFPDGYRRPRSLRHPSQQTGKTCEDVTTSRSGSAERQIKRKRDDETVDEKLNKPEKRASISPLRMESVSPDIITSKSVGTSHNSNGQAVKVEHRGTVDLDSLRGQTSLDIDDSSVVRSVELAEQIGLPFRQELLSPCEVSDFETRETCKAGLNQEKTADSTSAFINDPEIGSSRRILNWKGVGAEVDQEVVKACNQTAAVEIAESVFGSSSNAQNLNCKGSVCGADLDSLLEKGHLNASAVFQNSLSEELKPSISVGKVVNSQDGARLSLKSTA encoded by the exons ATGGAGACTCAGAGCCCGAACGGATCTTTGCAGAAACAATCACTGCCTCCGAAGAATTATGGAATCACGAAACCAATATCACTCGCGGGGCCTAGTGAGGCTGATATTCAGCGGAATACGGAATTAGAGAAG TTTCTGATAGAGTCGGGGCTTTACGAGAGCAAAGAGGAGGCTGCGAAAAGAGAGGAGGTTCTTGGCCATATCTCTGAG ATTGTAAAAAGTTGGGTAAAGCAATTAACTCGTCAAAGAGGCTACACTGATCAGATGGTGGAGGAAGCAAATGCTGTCATTTTCACTTTTGGATCATACCGTTTAGGG GTGCATGGACCTGGGGCTGACATAGACACTTTGTGTGTTGGGCCATCTTATGTGAACCGAGAG GAAgatttcttcatcattttgcatGATATTTTGGCTGAGATGGAAGAAGTTACTGAACTTCAACCGGTTCCAGATGCTCATGTCCCAGTAATGAGGTTCAAGTTCCAAGGGATATCTATTGATCTTCTTTATGCAAGTATATCTCTTTTGGTCGTTCCAGAT GACCTTGACATCTCACGCGAATCTGTGCTGCATAATGTTGATGAGCAAACTGTTCGAAGTCTTAATGGGTGCAGGGTTGCTGATCAAATCCTTAAACTTGTCCCAAATGTCAAG CACTTCCGCATGACACTTAGATGTTTGAAGTTGTGGGCAAAGAGGCGTGGAGTTTATTCTAAT GTTACTGGATTCCTAGGAGGTGTAAATTGGGCTCTTCTAGTTGCTCGTGTGTGCCAACTTTATCCCAATGCAGTACCTAGCATGCTGGTTTCTCGATTTTTCAGAGTTTATACTCAATGGAGGTGGCCAAACCCTGTTATGTTGTGTTCAATAGAAGAGGATGAACTTGGCTTTCCAGTCTGGGATCCGCGCAAGAATCATCGGGACCGTTTCCATCATATGCCAATAATTACTCCTGCATATCCTTGCATGAATTCCAGTTACAATGTCTCTTTAAGTACACTTCGTGTTATGATGGAACAGTTCCAATTTGGTAATAGAATATGTGAG GAGATTGAGCTAAACAAAGCTCAATGGAGTGCTTTGTTTGAGCCTCATCTTTTCTTTGAGGCATACAAAAACTATCTACAAGTTGACATAGTTTCGGCAGATGCTGATGATTTACTGGCATGGAAAGGCTGGGTAGAGTCTCGGCTTAGACAGCTAACCTTGAAG ATAGAGCGGGACACAAATGGAATGTTGCAGTGTCACCCTTACCCAAACGAGTATGTTGATACATCCAAGCAGTTCCCACATTGTGCTTTTTTCATGGGTTTGCAGAGGAAAGAGGGAGTGAGTGGTCTAGAAGGTCAACAATTTGACATACGTGGAACAGTTGATGAGTTCAGACAAGAGATAAGCATGTACATGTACTGGAAACCAGGAATGGATATTTATGTTTCTCATGTTCGTAGGAGGCAGCTCCCAGCGTTTGTTTTCCCTGATGGATATAGACGGCCTCGATCATTGAGGCATCCAAGCCAGCAGACTGGAAAAACTTGTGAAGATGTCACGACGTCCCGCTCAGGCTCTGCGGAAAGACAAATTAAGAGAAAACGTGATGATGAGACAGTTGATGAAAAATTGAACAAGCCTGAGAAGCGAGCCTCAATTAGCCCCCTGAGAATGGAGTCGGTTTCTCCAGATATTATTACAAGCAAGTCTGTTGGAACATCTCATAATAGCAATGGTCAAGCAGTTAAAGTAGAGCATCGAGGAACTGTGGATCTTGATAGCTTACGAGGGCAGACTTCTTTAGACATAGATGATTCATCAGTAGTTAGAAGTGTAGAGTTAGCTGAGCAGATAGGCTTACCGTTTAGGCAGGAGTTGCTTTCTCCATGTGAAGTTTCTGATTTTGAAACAAGAGAAACATGCAAGGCTGGCTTGAATCAAGAGAAAACTGCAGATTCGACATCAGCTTTCATCAATGATCCTGAAATTGGATCTTCTAGGAGAATTTTGAACTGGAAAGGAGTGGGTGCCGAGGTCGATCAAGAGGTGGTCAAAGCATGTAATCAAACAGCAGCGGTAGAAATTGCTGAAAGTGTATTTGGGTCAAGTTCCAATGCGCAGAACCTCAATTGCAAG GGTAGTGTCTGCGGAGCTGATTTGGATTCACTTCTGGAAAAAGGGCACCTGAATGCTAGTGCTGTTTTCCAAAACAGCTTGTCTGAAGAATTAAAG CCAAGTATCTCAGTTGGAAAGGTTGTAAATTCACAAGATGGAGCTAG GTTGAGTTTGAAGTCAACGGCATAA
- the LOC107953855 gene encoding nuclear poly(A) polymerase 4 isoform X4, with amino-acid sequence METQSPNGSLQKQSLPPKNYGITKPISLAGPSEADIQRNTELEKFLIESGLYESKEEAAKREEVLGHISEIVKSWVKQLTRQRGYTDQMVEEANAVIFTFGSYRLGVHGPGADIDTLCVGPSYVNREEDFFIILHDILAEMEEVTELQPVPDAHVPVMRFKFQGISIDLLYASISLLVVPDDLDISRESVLHNVDEQTVRSLNGCRVADQILKLVPNVKHFRMTLRCLKLWAKRRGVYSNVTGFLGGVNWALLVARVCQLYPNAVPSMLVSRFFRVYTQWRWPNPVMLCSIEEDELGFPVWDPRKNHRDRFHHMPIITPAYPCMNSSYNVSLSTLRVMMEQFQFGNRICEEIELNKAQWSALFEPHLFFEAYKNYLQVDIVSADADDLLAWKGWVESRLRQLTLKIERDTNGMLQCHPYPNEYVDTSKQFPHCAFFMGLQRKEGVSGLEGQQFDIRGTVDEFRQEISMYMYWKPGMDIYVSHVRRRQLPAFVFPDGYRRPRSLRHPSQQTGKTCEDVTTSRSGSAERQIKRKRDDETVDEKLNKPEKRASISPLRMESVSPDIITSKSVGTSHNSNGQAVKVEHRGTVDLDSLRGQTSLDIDDSSVVRSVELAEQIGLPFRQELLSPCEVSDFETRETCKAGLNQEKTADSTSAFINDPEIGSSRRILNWKGVGAEVDQEVVKACNQTAAVEIAESVFGSSSNAQNLNCKGSVCGADLDSLLEKGHLNASAVFQNSLSEELKPSISVGKVVNSQDGASRLSLKSTA; translated from the exons ATGGAGACTCAGAGCCCGAACGGATCTTTGCAGAAACAATCACTGCCTCCGAAGAATTATGGAATCACGAAACCAATATCACTCGCGGGGCCTAGTGAGGCTGATATTCAGCGGAATACGGAATTAGAGAAG TTTCTGATAGAGTCGGGGCTTTACGAGAGCAAAGAGGAGGCTGCGAAAAGAGAGGAGGTTCTTGGCCATATCTCTGAG ATTGTAAAAAGTTGGGTAAAGCAATTAACTCGTCAAAGAGGCTACACTGATCAGATGGTGGAGGAAGCAAATGCTGTCATTTTCACTTTTGGATCATACCGTTTAGGG GTGCATGGACCTGGGGCTGACATAGACACTTTGTGTGTTGGGCCATCTTATGTGAACCGAGAG GAAgatttcttcatcattttgcatGATATTTTGGCTGAGATGGAAGAAGTTACTGAACTTCAACCGGTTCCAGATGCTCATGTCCCAGTAATGAGGTTCAAGTTCCAAGGGATATCTATTGATCTTCTTTATGCAAGTATATCTCTTTTGGTCGTTCCAGAT GACCTTGACATCTCACGCGAATCTGTGCTGCATAATGTTGATGAGCAAACTGTTCGAAGTCTTAATGGGTGCAGGGTTGCTGATCAAATCCTTAAACTTGTCCCAAATGTCAAG CACTTCCGCATGACACTTAGATGTTTGAAGTTGTGGGCAAAGAGGCGTGGAGTTTATTCTAAT GTTACTGGATTCCTAGGAGGTGTAAATTGGGCTCTTCTAGTTGCTCGTGTGTGCCAACTTTATCCCAATGCAGTACCTAGCATGCTGGTTTCTCGATTTTTCAGAGTTTATACTCAATGGAGGTGGCCAAACCCTGTTATGTTGTGTTCAATAGAAGAGGATGAACTTGGCTTTCCAGTCTGGGATCCGCGCAAGAATCATCGGGACCGTTTCCATCATATGCCAATAATTACTCCTGCATATCCTTGCATGAATTCCAGTTACAATGTCTCTTTAAGTACACTTCGTGTTATGATGGAACAGTTCCAATTTGGTAATAGAATATGTGAG GAGATTGAGCTAAACAAAGCTCAATGGAGTGCTTTGTTTGAGCCTCATCTTTTCTTTGAGGCATACAAAAACTATCTACAAGTTGACATAGTTTCGGCAGATGCTGATGATTTACTGGCATGGAAAGGCTGGGTAGAGTCTCGGCTTAGACAGCTAACCTTGAAG ATAGAGCGGGACACAAATGGAATGTTGCAGTGTCACCCTTACCCAAACGAGTATGTTGATACATCCAAGCAGTTCCCACATTGTGCTTTTTTCATGGGTTTGCAGAGGAAAGAGGGAGTGAGTGGTCTAGAAGGTCAACAATTTGACATACGTGGAACAGTTGATGAGTTCAGACAAGAGATAAGCATGTACATGTACTGGAAACCAGGAATGGATATTTATGTTTCTCATGTTCGTAGGAGGCAGCTCCCAGCGTTTGTTTTCCCTGATGGATATAGACGGCCTCGATCATTGAGGCATCCAAGCCAGCAGACTGGAAAAACTTGTGAAGATGTCACGACGTCCCGCTCAGGCTCTGCGGAAAGACAAATTAAGAGAAAACGTGATGATGAGACAGTTGATGAAAAATTGAACAAGCCTGAGAAGCGAGCCTCAATTAGCCCCCTGAGAATGGAGTCGGTTTCTCCAGATATTATTACAAGCAAGTCTGTTGGAACATCTCATAATAGCAATGGTCAAGCAGTTAAAGTAGAGCATCGAGGAACTGTGGATCTTGATAGCTTACGAGGGCAGACTTCTTTAGACATAGATGATTCATCAGTAGTTAGAAGTGTAGAGTTAGCTGAGCAGATAGGCTTACCGTTTAGGCAGGAGTTGCTTTCTCCATGTGAAGTTTCTGATTTTGAAACAAGAGAAACATGCAAGGCTGGCTTGAATCAAGAGAAAACTGCAGATTCGACATCAGCTTTCATCAATGATCCTGAAATTGGATCTTCTAGGAGAATTTTGAACTGGAAAGGAGTGGGTGCCGAGGTCGATCAAGAGGTGGTCAAAGCATGTAATCAAACAGCAGCGGTAGAAATTGCTGAAAGTGTATTTGGGTCAAGTTCCAATGCGCAGAACCTCAATTGCAAG GGTAGTGTCTGCGGAGCTGATTTGGATTCACTTCTGGAAAAAGGGCACCTGAATGCTAGTGCTGTTTTCCAAAACAGCTTGTCTGAAGAATTAAAG CCAAGTATCTCAGTTGGAAAGGTTGTAAATTCACAAGATGGAGCTAG CAGGTTGAGTTTGAAGTCAACGGCATAA
- the LOC107953855 gene encoding nuclear poly(A) polymerase 4 isoform X3, translating into METQSPNGSLQKQSLPPKNYGITKPISLAGPSEADIQRNTELEKFLIESGLYESKEEAAKREEVLGHISEIVKSWVKQLTRQRGYTDQMVEEANAVIFTFGSYRLGVHGPGADIDTLCVGPSYVNREEDFFIILHDILAEMEEVTELQPVPDAHVPVMRFKFQGISIDLLYASISLLVVPDDLDISRESVLHNVDEQTVRSLNGCRVADQILKLVPNVKHFRMTLRCLKLWAKRRGVYSNVTGFLGGVNWALLVARVCQLYPNAVPSMLVSRFFRVYTQWRWPNPVMLCSIEEDELGFPVWDPRKNHRDRFHHMPIITPAYPCMNSSYNVSLSTLRVMMEQFQFGNRICEEIELNKAQWSALFEPHLFFEAYKNYLQVDIVSADADDLLAWKGWVESRLRQLTLKIERDTNGMLQCHPYPNEYVDTSKQFPHCAFFMGLQRKEGVSGLEGQQFDIRGTVDEFRQEISMYMYWKPGMDIYVSHVRRRQLPAFVFPDGYRRPRSLRHPSQQTGKTCEDVTTSRSGSAERQIKRKRDDETVDEKLNKPEKRASISPLRMESVSPDIITSKSVGTSHNSNGQAVKVEHRGTVDLDSLRGQTSLDIDDSSVVRSVELAEQIGLPFRQELLSPCEVSDFETRETCKAGLNQEKTADSTSAFINDPEIGSSRRILNWKGVGAEVDQEVVKACNQTAAVEIAESVFGSSSNAQNLNCKGSVCGADLDSLLEKGHLNASAVFQNSLSEELKPSISVGKVVNSQDGARSETLQKPVMRLSLKSTA; encoded by the exons ATGGAGACTCAGAGCCCGAACGGATCTTTGCAGAAACAATCACTGCCTCCGAAGAATTATGGAATCACGAAACCAATATCACTCGCGGGGCCTAGTGAGGCTGATATTCAGCGGAATACGGAATTAGAGAAG TTTCTGATAGAGTCGGGGCTTTACGAGAGCAAAGAGGAGGCTGCGAAAAGAGAGGAGGTTCTTGGCCATATCTCTGAG ATTGTAAAAAGTTGGGTAAAGCAATTAACTCGTCAAAGAGGCTACACTGATCAGATGGTGGAGGAAGCAAATGCTGTCATTTTCACTTTTGGATCATACCGTTTAGGG GTGCATGGACCTGGGGCTGACATAGACACTTTGTGTGTTGGGCCATCTTATGTGAACCGAGAG GAAgatttcttcatcattttgcatGATATTTTGGCTGAGATGGAAGAAGTTACTGAACTTCAACCGGTTCCAGATGCTCATGTCCCAGTAATGAGGTTCAAGTTCCAAGGGATATCTATTGATCTTCTTTATGCAAGTATATCTCTTTTGGTCGTTCCAGAT GACCTTGACATCTCACGCGAATCTGTGCTGCATAATGTTGATGAGCAAACTGTTCGAAGTCTTAATGGGTGCAGGGTTGCTGATCAAATCCTTAAACTTGTCCCAAATGTCAAG CACTTCCGCATGACACTTAGATGTTTGAAGTTGTGGGCAAAGAGGCGTGGAGTTTATTCTAAT GTTACTGGATTCCTAGGAGGTGTAAATTGGGCTCTTCTAGTTGCTCGTGTGTGCCAACTTTATCCCAATGCAGTACCTAGCATGCTGGTTTCTCGATTTTTCAGAGTTTATACTCAATGGAGGTGGCCAAACCCTGTTATGTTGTGTTCAATAGAAGAGGATGAACTTGGCTTTCCAGTCTGGGATCCGCGCAAGAATCATCGGGACCGTTTCCATCATATGCCAATAATTACTCCTGCATATCCTTGCATGAATTCCAGTTACAATGTCTCTTTAAGTACACTTCGTGTTATGATGGAACAGTTCCAATTTGGTAATAGAATATGTGAG GAGATTGAGCTAAACAAAGCTCAATGGAGTGCTTTGTTTGAGCCTCATCTTTTCTTTGAGGCATACAAAAACTATCTACAAGTTGACATAGTTTCGGCAGATGCTGATGATTTACTGGCATGGAAAGGCTGGGTAGAGTCTCGGCTTAGACAGCTAACCTTGAAG ATAGAGCGGGACACAAATGGAATGTTGCAGTGTCACCCTTACCCAAACGAGTATGTTGATACATCCAAGCAGTTCCCACATTGTGCTTTTTTCATGGGTTTGCAGAGGAAAGAGGGAGTGAGTGGTCTAGAAGGTCAACAATTTGACATACGTGGAACAGTTGATGAGTTCAGACAAGAGATAAGCATGTACATGTACTGGAAACCAGGAATGGATATTTATGTTTCTCATGTTCGTAGGAGGCAGCTCCCAGCGTTTGTTTTCCCTGATGGATATAGACGGCCTCGATCATTGAGGCATCCAAGCCAGCAGACTGGAAAAACTTGTGAAGATGTCACGACGTCCCGCTCAGGCTCTGCGGAAAGACAAATTAAGAGAAAACGTGATGATGAGACAGTTGATGAAAAATTGAACAAGCCTGAGAAGCGAGCCTCAATTAGCCCCCTGAGAATGGAGTCGGTTTCTCCAGATATTATTACAAGCAAGTCTGTTGGAACATCTCATAATAGCAATGGTCAAGCAGTTAAAGTAGAGCATCGAGGAACTGTGGATCTTGATAGCTTACGAGGGCAGACTTCTTTAGACATAGATGATTCATCAGTAGTTAGAAGTGTAGAGTTAGCTGAGCAGATAGGCTTACCGTTTAGGCAGGAGTTGCTTTCTCCATGTGAAGTTTCTGATTTTGAAACAAGAGAAACATGCAAGGCTGGCTTGAATCAAGAGAAAACTGCAGATTCGACATCAGCTTTCATCAATGATCCTGAAATTGGATCTTCTAGGAGAATTTTGAACTGGAAAGGAGTGGGTGCCGAGGTCGATCAAGAGGTGGTCAAAGCATGTAATCAAACAGCAGCGGTAGAAATTGCTGAAAGTGTATTTGGGTCAAGTTCCAATGCGCAGAACCTCAATTGCAAG GGTAGTGTCTGCGGAGCTGATTTGGATTCACTTCTGGAAAAAGGGCACCTGAATGCTAGTGCTGTTTTCCAAAACAGCTTGTCTGAAGAATTAAAG CCAAGTATCTCAGTTGGAAAGGTTGTAAATTCACAAGATGGAGCTAGGTCAGAAACTTTGCAGAAGCCAGTGATGAG GTTGAGTTTGAAGTCAACGGCATAA
- the LOC107953855 gene encoding nuclear poly(A) polymerase 4 isoform X6, producing METQSPNGSLQKQSLPPKNYGITKPISLAGPSEADIQRNTELEKFLIESGLYESKEEAAKREEVLGHISEIVKSWVKQLTRQRGYTDQMVEEANAVIFTFGSYRLGVHGPGADIDTLCVGPSYVNREEDFFIILHDILAEMEEVTELQPVPDAHVPVMRFKFQGISIDLLYASISLLVVPDDLDISRESVLHNVDEQTVRSLNGCRVADQILKLVPNVKHFRMTLRCLKLWAKRRGVYSNVTGFLGGVNWALLVARVCQLYPNAVPSMLVSRFFRVYTQWRWPNPVMLCSIEEDELGFPVWDPRKNHRDRFHHMPIITPAYPCMNSSYNVSLSTLRVMMEQFQFGNRICEEIELNKAQWSALFEPHLFFEAYKNYLQVDIVSADADDLLAWKGWVESRLRQLTLKIERDTNGMLQCHPYPNEYVDTSKQFPHCAFFMGLQRKEGVSGLEGQQFDIRGTVDEFRQEISMYMYWKPGMDIYVSHVRRRQLPAFVFPDGYRRPRSLRHPSQQTGKTCEDVTTSRSGSAERQIKRKRDDETVDEKLNKPEKRASISPLRMESVSPDIITSKSVGTSHNSNGQAVKVEHRGTVDLDSLRGQTSLDIDDSSVVRSVELAEQIGLPFRQELLSPCEVSDFETRETCKAGLNQEKTADSTSAFINDPEIGSSRRILNWKGVGAEVDQEVVKACNQTAAVEIAESVFGSSSNAQNLNCKGSVCGADLDSLLEKGHLNASAVFQNSLSEELKVLLHHHTCYFPVTVLKTLTVFCV from the exons ATGGAGACTCAGAGCCCGAACGGATCTTTGCAGAAACAATCACTGCCTCCGAAGAATTATGGAATCACGAAACCAATATCACTCGCGGGGCCTAGTGAGGCTGATATTCAGCGGAATACGGAATTAGAGAAG TTTCTGATAGAGTCGGGGCTTTACGAGAGCAAAGAGGAGGCTGCGAAAAGAGAGGAGGTTCTTGGCCATATCTCTGAG ATTGTAAAAAGTTGGGTAAAGCAATTAACTCGTCAAAGAGGCTACACTGATCAGATGGTGGAGGAAGCAAATGCTGTCATTTTCACTTTTGGATCATACCGTTTAGGG GTGCATGGACCTGGGGCTGACATAGACACTTTGTGTGTTGGGCCATCTTATGTGAACCGAGAG GAAgatttcttcatcattttgcatGATATTTTGGCTGAGATGGAAGAAGTTACTGAACTTCAACCGGTTCCAGATGCTCATGTCCCAGTAATGAGGTTCAAGTTCCAAGGGATATCTATTGATCTTCTTTATGCAAGTATATCTCTTTTGGTCGTTCCAGAT GACCTTGACATCTCACGCGAATCTGTGCTGCATAATGTTGATGAGCAAACTGTTCGAAGTCTTAATGGGTGCAGGGTTGCTGATCAAATCCTTAAACTTGTCCCAAATGTCAAG CACTTCCGCATGACACTTAGATGTTTGAAGTTGTGGGCAAAGAGGCGTGGAGTTTATTCTAAT GTTACTGGATTCCTAGGAGGTGTAAATTGGGCTCTTCTAGTTGCTCGTGTGTGCCAACTTTATCCCAATGCAGTACCTAGCATGCTGGTTTCTCGATTTTTCAGAGTTTATACTCAATGGAGGTGGCCAAACCCTGTTATGTTGTGTTCAATAGAAGAGGATGAACTTGGCTTTCCAGTCTGGGATCCGCGCAAGAATCATCGGGACCGTTTCCATCATATGCCAATAATTACTCCTGCATATCCTTGCATGAATTCCAGTTACAATGTCTCTTTAAGTACACTTCGTGTTATGATGGAACAGTTCCAATTTGGTAATAGAATATGTGAG GAGATTGAGCTAAACAAAGCTCAATGGAGTGCTTTGTTTGAGCCTCATCTTTTCTTTGAGGCATACAAAAACTATCTACAAGTTGACATAGTTTCGGCAGATGCTGATGATTTACTGGCATGGAAAGGCTGGGTAGAGTCTCGGCTTAGACAGCTAACCTTGAAG ATAGAGCGGGACACAAATGGAATGTTGCAGTGTCACCCTTACCCAAACGAGTATGTTGATACATCCAAGCAGTTCCCACATTGTGCTTTTTTCATGGGTTTGCAGAGGAAAGAGGGAGTGAGTGGTCTAGAAGGTCAACAATTTGACATACGTGGAACAGTTGATGAGTTCAGACAAGAGATAAGCATGTACATGTACTGGAAACCAGGAATGGATATTTATGTTTCTCATGTTCGTAGGAGGCAGCTCCCAGCGTTTGTTTTCCCTGATGGATATAGACGGCCTCGATCATTGAGGCATCCAAGCCAGCAGACTGGAAAAACTTGTGAAGATGTCACGACGTCCCGCTCAGGCTCTGCGGAAAGACAAATTAAGAGAAAACGTGATGATGAGACAGTTGATGAAAAATTGAACAAGCCTGAGAAGCGAGCCTCAATTAGCCCCCTGAGAATGGAGTCGGTTTCTCCAGATATTATTACAAGCAAGTCTGTTGGAACATCTCATAATAGCAATGGTCAAGCAGTTAAAGTAGAGCATCGAGGAACTGTGGATCTTGATAGCTTACGAGGGCAGACTTCTTTAGACATAGATGATTCATCAGTAGTTAGAAGTGTAGAGTTAGCTGAGCAGATAGGCTTACCGTTTAGGCAGGAGTTGCTTTCTCCATGTGAAGTTTCTGATTTTGAAACAAGAGAAACATGCAAGGCTGGCTTGAATCAAGAGAAAACTGCAGATTCGACATCAGCTTTCATCAATGATCCTGAAATTGGATCTTCTAGGAGAATTTTGAACTGGAAAGGAGTGGGTGCCGAGGTCGATCAAGAGGTGGTCAAAGCATGTAATCAAACAGCAGCGGTAGAAATTGCTGAAAGTGTATTTGGGTCAAGTTCCAATGCGCAGAACCTCAATTGCAAG GGTAGTGTCTGCGGAGCTGATTTGGATTCACTTCTGGAAAAAGGGCACCTGAATGCTAGTGCTGTTTTCCAAAACAGCTTGTCTGAAGAATTAAAG GTCCTGCTCCACCATCATACGTGCTATTTTCCAGTAACTGTGCTTAAGACCTTGACTGTGTTTTGTGTCTAA